AGATGGCAACAACCGTCACGGTCAACGCCACAGGCACAAGCGCCACGGCTGTGTTTGATCAGACAGCCGAGGGCACCTACAGCCTCACGGTCGTCAATCCCGGAACGAGCTGCTCGGCGACTCATATTGAGGACGTTAGGGTTGTCACAGGACCGCGCGCGTTCTACGTGGACCCGCCAGTCCTCTACGATGGCATCTCAACTCAAGTCACGATCTACCTGACCGGTTTGTTCGGTGGAACGCTGACGGGAGCGTCCCTTGTGGATTCTCAAGGTACCGAGATCCCGCTCACCGGTCTGACGTTTGACCCTCAACGCCCGAACGTCGCACAAGCTGTTGTTCCAGCGGATACACTCCCTGAGATGGTGACATCTGAAACTTACGGAGTAATCCTCACAGACGACGTCTCGTGTAGCGAAACCAGTCCCGGCCTCGTCACCATTACGGACGAACTCACCGTGGCAGTCGAGGCGGTCGACCCACCGTTTGGTTGGACCTCGGCCAACACGGACGTGACCATTACCTCGCCTGAGCCCCCTGCGGCTGGTCAAACAAATTTTGCCGCCACGCCACGCGTCTATCTGAACCCAAGCAACGCTCAGGCGGGCGATATCGCCACAGAAGTAAGGGCGGTCCAATACTTAAGCCCAACGGAGCTCAACGGAATCGTGCCACAAGGCCTGCCAGTGGCTACTTATGACGTGATCGTCATCAATCCAGACGGCAGTGTCGGCCTGCTCGCAGGTGGATTTGACGTGACCACTGAGCCACCTCCAACGGTGTCGACAGTGAGCCCCGGATCTTGGGAGACCAACGCAACAAACTGGCTCTTCACAGTGGACGGCGAGAACTTCCGAACTCCAACGATCGAGCTCACATGCCTCTCGGGCAATACGGCTTTGATCACCGTAAACGCATTTACATCGACCACGATCGACGCCTCAGTGGACACTGGGACGCTGACCCACCTCGATGTGTGTGTGATTCGAGTCACGAATACGGACGACGGAACCTATGTGGATTATGCGCCGATCACGGTCACAAACCCTGCCGGAAACTTCGTGTCGTTCGAGAACGGAACCACCATGCAAACTGCCCGCCGCGCACCAGCGCTCGGGGCGGCTCCTGTGACCGCATCCGCTCGGTATATCTACACCGTGGGCGGGGATGATGGCACGAGTGCCGGTGCCCTTACTAGCGTTGAGGCCAGCGGCCTCGATCGATTCGGGCGTCCCGGCGACTGGTTCGAGCTTGGTCAGGCACTGGGTAGTGCCCGAACCCTTTCTCAGGTCGCACGCGTCGGCGATTTCCTTTACCTCGTTGCAGGTCACGACGGCACTGCCGCGACAGGAAGTGTTCTCAGGGCACATGTGCTGAACCCTCTAGACACCACTGAGATCTCAAACGTGGAGTTTGATATCCGCGAGAACCTGATGGGCGGCATGGCACCAGGAGTTTATTATTATCGCGTGGCTCCTGTGATGCCGACCACCGACCCAGCCAACCCCGGTGGCGAAATGCTCGCGTCTGAGCGTCAGCCGGTCAGGATTCCGTTCCAGGGCATCGACCTACTCATCGCGTGGACTCCCTACCCAGGCGCGAGCGAGTACCGCGTCTACCGCTCTCCAGCTCCCGATGCGCCTGCGGGCGAAGAGGAGCTCTTGGTGACCTTGCCAGCAACGAGCACGAGCTATATCGACAACTACTCGCAAGCCACGACGCCCGAATCTCCGCTGCCACTCGGTTCTCTTGGTCAATGGCATGACGCGGGTGTCTCATTGGGCACGGCGCGTTATAGCCACGGCTTGACGGTCGCGGTGGACCCGGCAGACGCCAATCTGCGTCATATCTACGCTGTCGGCGGCACGGATGGCGCCGGAGCTCAACTGAGCTCGGTCGAGCGGGTCTCGGTGACCATCAACGGCCCCAAAGACCAGACACTGGCCACGGGTCAGGTCACAGCCGCGCTTGGTACGGCCAGAACCGAACTCACGGCGTTGACGGCCAACACTGAGGTTGCGTCGAATATCACGAGCTCCGCCAACTACGTTTTTGCGCTCGGCGGAAAGACCGGCGCAAACTCGTTCTCGAGAGCCACAGAATGGGCGGAAGTTCAGGCTGGAGGAGACCTCCTATCGTTCACTGGCACTTCACAAAACCAGCGCAGTCGTTCGGGTTATGCTGCGGCTTTGGCCAACAATAACTTCGTGACAGCATGTGGCCAAAATGGAAGTCCAAGCAACTCGGCAGACAAGATGCCTATCTCTGAGACTTCGCCTCCGAACACCGAAAACCCCTCCGCCTTGGGAGCCACAGGCAACCTGGCAAATCGCTACCTTCCCGGTGCGGTGTCCTTTGGAGGTGTGCTCTACGTGGCAGGCGGTGAAACCGCGTCACCGGCATCAGATACTGTGGACTATTCAACCCTTGGAGGCACTCCATGAGATACTTCGTTTTGACCTTGATACTTGGGTTGCCTGGCATTCTATTTGCTCAAGAGGCTGAGCCCGCGTCGGCACCAGCTGAGGCACCAGCGGAAGCTACTCCGGTCGCTCCTCCTGGACCCGCCGTCGTGCAAAGCGTGGAGCCTGCCGCGACGTCGGAGTCTTCGGACGTGAGTTTTACTCTGGCGCCCCACGTCGGCGTGCTCGTCCCGCAGCTCTTCTCCGAGCTCGAATCTTGGCCCATTTTTGGTCTGGAATTCGGCTACATCCTCCCATTTGACGTGGGCTCCATGGAGCGTCCGTTGGCGATTACGCTTGACGGTATGTACTCGCAGCCTGAGTCATCCGGCAGCGCATTTGAGCCGACCCTTGGCGAGGAAGGCCAGGACTTTGATTGGGAACTCACGCAACGTATGGTCATCGTGGAACTGGCTGCGCAGTGGCGATTCATGCCGGCAGCGCAGGGTTTGAGCGTCTACGGACTCATCGGACCACGGCTCTATTTGCTCGAATCCGTGGTAACTGCATCATCCGAAGGCAGTGATTTTGGCGAAAACGCCGAAACTCAGACTCATGTGGGAATGGTCGCGGGTGGCGGAGTTGAGTATCCGCTTGGACCGGGCTCGCTCTTCGGCGCGCTGGAGTTTGGCTGGAGCGACCTCAACACCCGCGTAACCGGGGACTCCAACACCGGTACCCTGGTCGTAGATCTCGGCTATCGCTTCATGTTCTAGTCCCACCAATAATTGCCAGGGAAATCAGGAAGCGCCGCCATTGGTGGCGCTTCTCTTTTAGTACGTGCTAGGCATAAAAGAGCCGTGCTGGTAGAGTGTTTGTATGAGGGAGTGTGCGTGACTGACGACCTAATGTTCGAGTACGGCGACACGGAATACGATGATTTTTCGTTCGCTACCGAAGCCCAACCACAAGCGGGCCTGCCTGAGAAAGGCTCCGTTGTAGACGGGCGCTACCGCGTAAAACGTCGGATTGGCGAAGGCGGATTTGGCTGGGTGTTCGAAGTTGAGCACACCATGCTCGGGCAAAGTTTTGCCATGAAAATCCTTCACACTCGACTCGCCCAAGACCAAGACTGGCACGTGAGATTCCGCCAGGAGGCACGAGCCACAAGCCTCATCGGTCACGAGAACATCGTCTTCGTGACGGATTTCGGTGCCTGCCCAACGTATGGCTACTACTTCGTCATGGAGTATCTGGACGGTCAGTCCTTAGCCGATTTTTTGGAGCGCCACCGTCAGCTAGACCTTCAGAGTGTGGTGCGGTTTTCGCTGGCAGCCTCAAGTGCATTGTCGGCGGTCCACGACCTTGGCATCGTGCACTCCGACCTGAAACCCGCGAACGTCATGCGAATCGAGCGGCCAGGCCGTGACGTCGTCTGGAAGTTCTTGGATTTCGGGACGTCGAATCTCGTAGTCAATAGCATCGAGTCTGAGAGCGTTTTTGGAACGCCCGCTTACATGCCTCCGGAACAGGCGGCCGGAATTGAGGTGGACCATCGAGCAGACCAATTCGCGCTCGGTTGCATCATCTACGAAATGCTGACCGGCGAAATTCCGTTTCCCACGGAACGGTGGTCGGACGCTTTTGCCGAAAAGCGCAGAAAACAAGGCTGGACGCCGATTTCTAACTACCGCAAAGACATCCCTCCTGGCGTTGAAGACGTCATCAAACGCGCCTTGGCCCTCAAACGTGTTGAGCGGTTCGAGAGTGTTTCCGAGTTCATCTCCGAATTCTGCTCTGCGGCGGGCCAGAAGGTCACGCCCGTGGGTGACCCGCTCGATTTGAGGGTTGGAGCTCAACGCGGGTTTGAACGCTCGATGACCGCACCAAAAGTCTCGATTCCTAATGATGCTGCCGAATCCATGGTCGTGCTCCTCCAAGAGGATGACTCCACGGACGAGCTCGCGAGCCTCATGCCTCGCATCGACATCGTCTTTAATAGTGTGGATAGATTGCGGCGCGAGTATCGTAGAAACCTTGTAGGGGGAGGCATTTACGTACCATCCGACTCGCTTCCTCCACTAGGCACTCCGGTTTTGGTGAACATGACCTTACTTCCCAAGGGGCTCAACGTGGAGCTCGAGGGCCGCGTGGTCTCACATAACCTACAAGAACGGGCGCTCCCTGTAGGTTTCGGCGTGGCGTTGGAGAAGAAGGCCGAAGTGAAGCTTCAGGACTTCCTCAATAAGTCGCAGATCGCACCGAGGTTTGAGCCGAACGTTCTGGTCTCAAGCGTCCGTGAACCGAGTGCTGGAGATAATCTCAGCGCTGGAGAGGCATTTCTCTTGACGCGCCTTCCAGACCCTATGCGCGTAGGTCAGATTCGCCAGATGTTGGCGGGTCTTCCATACGAAGTGGACGAATTGATTGCGGAGCTCTCACAGCGGGGCTTCGTGCTCCTTGAGAACGTGGACCGCACGTCCATTAAAGTAGAGGCCATCAAGCGTGCGCCTTCCAAAGATCGCAAAGAAGAAGTCAAACAGATCCTGGAGCTCGCGGATTATTTTGAGCGCGCGGGCAACTTCCTGGGCGCCATGGACGTGATTCGTCGCGGCGTTGAAGTGGAGTCTGGACGAGTTGACCTTCGTCTCAGACTGGCCCGATACTACCGCGACTTCCGGGGCAATAAAGAAGCCGCCCGACGCGAGGCCGAAGCGGCTTTGAGAGTTGAACCGGACAATAAGGCGGTTCACACGTTCATTGCGGGACTCTGATTACTCAGCGCAATGCTCTTGGATGTCTGAGCAGCAGTCTCCGTACTCGGCACATGCGGTGTCACACCAGCAAGAGCCGTCCGCGGACGAGCCACCACAAGCAGCCTGACAGCTTCCTGCAAACGGATTTTCTGGCTCCACAACCACAAGTCCTGGATCTTCCTCTTCCTCTTGAGACACATTGGCGATCTTCTTAGTTACCGATGCGTGCAGACCGTGTCCGACATAGTCGAGACCAAGGATGCCTTTGTGCTTACCCTGTGCAACCACGTGGAAGATGCTCGGCGGTACGAAGTAGCCGGTTCCGGAGTCATCGCGTGGTCCAGTGACCTGACGAGCCTGAGCCATGAGTGGTGCCAGGTTTTGCTGGAACTCTGCATAATCGCTGTACGAGGTCGAAACCACACCAATAAGAGCTTCGAAAAGCTGGTCGACAGCCTGGCGCCGTGGGTCCTCAGCAGGAATTTGGTCCATAGCCATCGCCTCCAGGAGGCCCGGCTTCATAGCGCTCAAGAGGTTGCCTTGAACCGGTGCGATCGACTCGCCCATTTGCTCACGAGGTACGTGCGTGCGAAGGAATTGCTCAACGATATCAGCCATGGTCATTGGCTTGAAAGCGAGCTTCTGAGCTTCTTCAGCAGCGTTTGGCGCGTACTGAGGAGCTGGCTTGAGGTCTTCCGGTGGAAGGTTCAGCGCCACAAGTGGAGCCTTGGGATTGTCGTTCATGGTAATGAACGTGTTTGGCTCACCTGCCTGGCTCTTCTCAACTTCAGCCAGGAAGAGTCCCCATGCTTCTTCGCCGACCAAAGGAATCATGGTCTCTGCGTTGAGTGGGAAGTGCATACCGGCTGACGCTCCGAGGAACGCGAGCTCCGCGCAATAGACCTGGTTAGCCGGGTCTTGGAAGAACGCAATCGCGTCTTGGTCTCCACCGATAGCGAGAACCATCTGACGCACGTGCTCACGCAATTTCTCAATCGAGTGTGCAGCCAACGGATCGCCGCCGTTGTAGTCGCCAGGGAAGTTGGAGACGGCATTAAAGCCCATGGTCATCAACAAGATATTGTCGTTGAAAGCCATGACTTGGTCAGCGTTCAAATACTCAGGATACTTCGGTTTGACGAAGATCATCGAGTAAACTTCGTCGCCGAAGAGACCGTCTTCGTAGGTTTGTGGGTTGTTCAAGGTGATGGCGCCAGGTTTGCCATCACGAACCACACCGACCACGATTTGGATATGAGTATCCTGAAGCTTGACTTGCTCCTTGATATTCGCCTGAAGGTCCGCGGGGCTAAGGGTGCGGTACTCAGGACGGTGATGTTTGATGGAGTATCCTACGATACCAGGCCCAAACGCTTGAGCGATGACTTCATCTCCTCGCTCAATGATTGCGCCAGTCGCATCCGCCACCTGGTCGGTGTTGGAGTAAGGAATGACGTTGACAGCTTTTCCAAAGAGGTGAGTTGGTGCTGCGAACTGAGCGGCACCAAGGTCCACGTGAACCACGAACGCATCCTCAACCTTCTCCATGGTTGGCCCAGGGTAGCGCGCATTGAGGGCCGCGATATCCGCGGTGTACTCCGAGATAAACACGTCGCCTGGGCCGTCACATTTGCCTTCGCAAGGTGTTGCCTTGACGCGTGAAAATTCCGAGAGGCCGTTCTCAGTTGCGCTATCACATCCACCAAATCCAAGGACACCTGCAAGCGCAAGTGCAGCCCAGCTCCATTTCAAATTCATTCTCATTCTAGGACCTCCATCCATTTGTGTTGTGGAGCGGGGAACCTATACAAAAGAAGTTGAAAAATAAAGTTTATTCTCGTGATCTTTCAGGAATATTCAGAATGTATTTGGTCTGAAGTTCAATGAGCTCAACGTCTGCACGCAGGCGGTCTAAGAAGAGTTGGCTTCTGCGGCTCCAGGACTCACCCCACGACTTGGCCTCGTCGTGGAATACCGCACGAACAGGAGGAATCAACTCGCGGATACGTGAAGGCCAGAGAGACCGGTCGATCTCCGCGGTCTTGATGAGGTGTTCCCGTCCAGTTGCGCATCTTCCACGCGTCTCGGCTACGATCTGCCCGCGAATCCGCTGCTCAAGCACCATCCGAGCCTGTCGAGATTCATCAAAAAACCCTTCGATTCGCCGCTGTAATGAACGGGCTTCGTCGATTTCAAGTCCTTCGAGCGCCACGTCGAGCTGCTGGGCGAGCTGCGTCTCCAAACTTTGGAAAAGCTCGAGCACGCCTAAGTACGCTGGGTTCAGAACATCTTTGACTCGGTCGACCACGAGCCGGCCCAGAAACTCGGCATCTTCCTCGTTGAGCTTGAGTTTGGTGATCAGCTGCCCACTTGGACGTAACGTCTCCTCAACCTCCTTCTGGATAACGGTGAGTAGAAACTCGACCTTATCGTCCAAGTCTCGCTCGATTGCTGCTTGTTTGGGCTCGACGTCCTTCAACGCATGAGATGTCCAACTCTTGGTTTTGTCGAGCACTGCCATGGACCTCGAGAGGACATTGATGCGTCGGTCGCGAAACTCGGCGATGAGCTCCATCAGCTCGTTTGATTTTCGGCCAACCTCGAGGACTTTGAGGCGCCCGGCTCTGGCTACAATTCGCTCCTCTACAAAGGCTCGAAAATCCTCGAACGCTCGGTCTTCTTCGGTCCGAGCACGAAGTGCAGAAACCGGAAACACGCCCAAGATATCGTCGCCAATATTCTCGGTGACATAGTCCACCAGCTCTTGCACATCGTCCGGATTTTGAAGGCGATCTACCTTGTTGATGACCACGACGATCTTCTCGTCCCCGTTCTTTACTCGGTCGATGAGCTCGAATTGCGTCTGACTCAGGACCTGATTGGCGTCCATGACCCAGAGAATTGCCTCGGCGTTGTTCAGAGCGCGTTCGGCCACAGCCTCGTGGCGCTCCTCAATGGCATTGAACCCTGGCGTGTCCCAATACTCCAAGGCTCTCAGTGATGGATGCGGAAATACGAACTCGATCCGTTCAATCTCTTCAGCGTTTTCGCGCATCAACTCGCTGGCCCTTTCGAAGTCACACTCTTCGGCTTTGGTGTCGTGGTCATCGGTGTAAT
This Microvenator marinus DNA region includes the following protein-coding sequences:
- a CDS encoding serine/threonine protein kinase; the encoded protein is MTDDLMFEYGDTEYDDFSFATEAQPQAGLPEKGSVVDGRYRVKRRIGEGGFGWVFEVEHTMLGQSFAMKILHTRLAQDQDWHVRFRQEARATSLIGHENIVFVTDFGACPTYGYYFVMEYLDGQSLADFLERHRQLDLQSVVRFSLAASSALSAVHDLGIVHSDLKPANVMRIERPGRDVVWKFLDFGTSNLVVNSIESESVFGTPAYMPPEQAAGIEVDHRADQFALGCIIYEMLTGEIPFPTERWSDAFAEKRRKQGWTPISNYRKDIPPGVEDVIKRALALKRVERFESVSEFISEFCSAAGQKVTPVGDPLDLRVGAQRGFERSMTAPKVSIPNDAAESMVVLLQEDDSTDELASLMPRIDIVFNSVDRLRREYRRNLVGGGIYVPSDSLPPLGTPVLVNMTLLPKGLNVELEGRVVSHNLQERALPVGFGVALEKKAEVKLQDFLNKSQIAPRFEPNVLVSSVREPSAGDNLSAGEAFLLTRLPDPMRVGQIRQMLAGLPYEVDELIAELSQRGFVLLENVDRTSIKVEAIKRAPSKDRKEEVKQILELADYFERAGNFLGAMDVIRRGVEVESGRVDLRLRLARYYRDFRGNKEAARREAEAALRVEPDNKAVHTFIAGL
- a CDS encoding outer membrane beta-barrel protein, coding for MRYFVLTLILGLPGILFAQEAEPASAPAEAPAEATPVAPPGPAVVQSVEPAATSESSDVSFTLAPHVGVLVPQLFSELESWPIFGLEFGYILPFDVGSMERPLAITLDGMYSQPESSGSAFEPTLGEEGQDFDWELTQRMVIVELAAQWRFMPAAQGLSVYGLIGPRLYLLESVVTASSEGSDFGENAETQTHVGMVAGGGVEYPLGPGSLFGALEFGWSDLNTRVTGDSNTGTLVVDLGYRFMF